The DNA region GGGATATTCTCGAAGGGCTCGGTGAGCAGGAGAACGGTCAGCGAGGTAATGGGGGTTAAGAGGGGCAACGTCTACTTCAAGAGGGTGTGAGGTGGTAACATGGGGAAGGAAACGAAGCTTTTGGAGAAGCTGGAGCTCGTAATCCCGGGCTTCCACGGCTACAAGAAGAAGGAGCTCTTGAGAGAAGACGACAGGCTCGTAAGGGCAAAGGTTGCGGACGTACTCGTTCAGGCAAGAAAAGAGATTGAAAGGGCACTGCAGAGGTGCGCGATGGTCAGCTGCCCCCAGCTGGTCGCAATGGACTCCCTCCGGAAGAAGCTCGTCGGCCTTGAGGGCAGGGTGAGGCATGCAGAAGCTGGCTACGCGGGCTACTTCGACAGGATAAGCGTCAGGGAGAAGGAGCTTGAAAAGCTCATAGAATACGACGCTAGGATGATAGAGCTTGCCGAGGAAATACTCGGCAGGGCAAAATCCCTTGGAGGGGAGGTCGTCAACCCCCAGGCCCTGGGGCTTTCGGTCCTCGAGCTGGAGGAGAGGCTGAGGGCCCTCGAGGAGACCTTAGATAAAAGGATGAGCATCGTGGCGGGTGAGTGAAATGGTGCAGGTCATTGAATGGGTGAACCCCGGAGGGGACGAGATAATCTGGCGCTACCCCAACGAGGTTATAAAGTGGGGCGCCCAGCTCATCGTCCACGAGTACGAGGTAGCTGTGTTCATGCGCGATGGAAAAATCTACGACGTCTTTGGCCCCGGAAGGCACACCCTGACAACACAGAACCTCCCGCTTTTATACAAGCTCGTCGGCGGGAGCAACAGCCCCTTCAAGGCGACCGTAATCTTCGTCAGCATGAAGGAGTTCCAGGGGAAGTACGGCGGGGAAACGCAGACGAGGGAGCTTGCCCCCATAAAGTACTACGGCGTCTACTGGTTCAAGGTTGCTGATCCAGTCCAGTTCATCACCGAAGTGGTCGGTGGCCAGAGCCTTTACGATGCGGGCGACGTTAGCAGGTTCATCCGCGCCTACTTCAACGAGGGCATGATGAAGCACCTCTCCGCCTATTCAATCGTTGACCTGTTCCAGAACCTCGACATGGTCAGCACGCAGGTGAAGGTAAAGCTCATGGAGGACTTCAGAAGGCTCGGCCTCGAGCTCGTCGATGTGAAAATTGAGGGAGTGAACACAACGGATGAGTGGCGCCAGAGGCTCTTCTGGCTCATGCACACCGGGAACGCCCAGGCGGTAATGCAGATGGACACCGTAAAGCAGGTCGCCGCGGAGCTCGGGAAGAGCGGGGGCGCTTCCGTTGGAACGGGCATGGTCCTGATACCCCAGCTCATGCAGCCGGTTCAGCCGGCCCAGCCAGCGCAACCCTTTGGTGGCGTTCCTCCGGCAGGCTACGGGGGGGCCGTTCAACAACCCCAGCAGGTAGCCCAGCAGGAGATATGCCCCTACTGTGGGAAGCCGATTCCGCCGGGGGCGCGCTTCTGCCCCTACTGCGGGCATGAAATTAAGCGCTGTCCCAACGGCCACATAGTCCCGGAGGGGGCGAGGTTCTGCCCCGTGTGCGGGGCGAAAATTGGCTGACTTCCGCCCAAAGGGCGAGGCTTTCAGATTTTTCTTCTTATCCTTTTGCCACGGCTGTAGTTAGCCGTCCCTAATTCGAAAGCCCTCCACGCTTCGGAGGGCTTTTAAAATCCGCCGAGAAACCATGTCGGTGATAACATGGACTGCACGAAGGACTACTGCGTTAGGGATTTAAGCCTCGCCCCGAGCGGGGAGAGGAAGATAGACTGGGTCTCGCGCTTCATGCCGGTTCTCCAGCACATTAGGGCCGATTTCGAGAAGAGGAAGCCCTTCAGGGGCGTGAAGATAGCGGCGACACTCCACCTGGAAATGAAGACCGCTTTCCTCCTTTTGACGCTTAAAGCAGGTGGAGCAGAGGTTTCAGCTGCAGCCAGTAACCCGCTGAGCACCCAGGACGACGTCGTTGCCGCTCTGGCCAAGGCCGGCATTAAAGCCTACGCGATGAAGGGGGAGAGCAGGGAGCAGTACTACGAGTTCATGCACAAAGCCCTGGACATAGGGCCGAACATCATAATAGACGACGGTGCTGACATGGTGAGCACAGTCCTGAAGGAAAGGCCGGAACTGATTCCCGGAATATGGGGCGCGAGCGAGGAAACTACAACCGGAGTGATACGGCTCCGCTCGATGGAGAGGGACGGCGTGCTTAAGTTCCCGATAATAGCGGTCAACGACAGCTACACCAAATACCTCTTCGACAACCGCTATGGGACCGGCCAGTCAACGTGGGACGGAATAATAAGGACGACGAACCTTCTCGTGGCTGGCAAAAACGTGGTCGTCGTTGGCTACGGCTGGTGCGGCAGGGGAATAGCGATGCGCGCCAGGGGATTGGGGGCGACTGTCATCGTTGTCGAAGTTGACCCGATAAGGGCGCTCGAGGCCAGAATGGACGGCTTCCTCGTCATGGACATGAAAAGCGCGGCAAAGATGGGGGACATCTTCATAACTTCAACCGGAAACATCAACTGCATAAGGAGGGAGCACTTCGAGCTCATGAAGGACGGGGTTATTTTAGCGAACGCGGGCCACTTCGACGTCGAGATAAGCAAACCCGACCTCGAGGCCCTTTCTGTGGAGATAAACGAGGTCAGGCCAAACATAAGGGAGTACAGGCTCGCCGACGGAAGGAGGCTTTATCTCCTCGCCGAAGGGAGGCTCGTGAACTTGGCGGCGGCCGACGGCCACCCGGCGGAGATAATGGACATGAGCTTTGCCCTGCAGGCGAAAGCGGCTGAATACATACTGGAAAACCACGGGAAGCTTGAGCCCAGGGTCTATGTCCTGCCGAGGGAGATAGACGAGATGGTCGCGGGGATCAAGCTGAAGGCAATGGGGATAACTATTGAGGAGCTCACGGAGGAGCAGAGGAGATACCTCGAGAGCTGGGAGCACGGGACGTGAACTCTTTAGGAGGGGGCAACATGGACTTCGAGCCCCTGAAGCTCTCCTCCGTCGGATACGTCAGAAAGGACGAGGGGCTCCAGGAGACGTTTATCGAAATACTCCCCGAGTTTCTGGAAGCTGTGGAGGGCCTTCACGAAGGCGACTGGATAAAGCTGATCCTCTGGTTCCACAGGAGCGATACGCCCGAGGGGAGGAGAGTCCTCAAAGTTCACCCCCACGGCAACCCGAAGAACCCTTTAACCGGGGTCTTCGCCACGCGCTCCCCATACAGGCCGAATCCGATAGCTCTCTACACCGTCAGAATCCACCGCATGGAGGGGAACAGACTCTACATAGACTGGATAGACGCTATGGACGAAACGCCGGTGGTCGACATCAAGATATTCGTGGAAAGGCACGACTGTCCGAAGGAGGTTCCAATCGAGGAGAGGGAAGTCCACATCGAGGAGGGCAGGGTGATAGGAGAGGTGAACGTTATCCCGAGGAAGAGCGAGCACCTGGACGAGCTCGAGGAGGTCTCGCCGGAGGAATACGACGCGGTTGTCCTCGGGATAGGGCCAAAGACAACGACGCTGACTGCCAGGGAACTGAAAGAGCTTATAGAGGCGCTGAAGGAGGTTTATGAAAACCTGCCCGTGGAAATAAAGGACAGGCTTGAGTGAAAGCCATGCTGAGGGGCGTTATCTTCGACGTTGACGAGACCCTGGTCTACTACGAGGGCTACAGCCACCGCGAGTGGTATGAGGGCTGGGTAAAGCCCGAGCTGGAGAGGCGTGGCATTGCCCTCGACTATGAAACATACAGGAAAACCGTGACCGGCGAACTCCCGAGGAGCTACGTGGGGCAGTTCGGCATCGATTATCTTGAGTTCTGGAAAATTGTGGACGAGGTTAACCTCCGCTACAGGCGGGAAATGGCCAAAATGGGCAGAATAAAGCCTTTTCCGGATGTTTCCGCCCTCGAAGAACTCAGAAAACTGGGCCTGAGATTGGCCGCGGTGAGCAACGCCTCCCAGGAGTGCACCGAGTTCGTCCTCGACCTCTTTAACCTAAGGGATAACTTTGAAGTCGTCTACGGGAAGGACTACTCCAACTTGGACGGCGTCAAGCCCAGCCCCTACCTCGTCGAGAAGGCCCTGAAGGCCCTCAACCTGAAGCCTGAGGAGGCTTTGATGGTCGGGGACAGCATTCACGACGTTTTAGCGGGAAAAAGGGCGGGCCTGAAAACAGTCAATGTGGCCCGCTTTGAAAGGGTGGAGGGCGCGGACTACTACGTGAAAGACCTGTGGGAGCTGGTCGAATTGGTCAGGGATAGCTTAGTTTAGCCGAAACGTAACTGAGAAATTTCGACCACAAACTATATATTCGCAGAAATTAGCAAAGTCTCAGAGGGGCCACTCAAAAGAACCCAAAAGGCCGGGGTTTCAAGTTACCCCTCCACTTTAGTTTGAAGCTGTCTGGCGTCTCAAAAAGGCCTTTGAGCGGTCGGAACATGCGAGTGGCCCTAATTGATACCCCCGGGCCGGCTTTGCCGGCAGGGGTGATAGGCACGCGGAATGAATGCGGATAACTTCCGAAGAGGTGGTATCCTTGAAGAAGAAAAGCCTGTTTGCAATGCTTTTAGTGGGCCTGATGGCCCTTAGTGTGGCGGCCAGCGGCTGTATCGGTGGGGGAGAGAACACAAAGGGTGCAATAGCCATCGTCTACGACGTGGGTGGAAGGGGAGACCTGAGCTTCAACGACATGGCCTACCTCGGGGCCAGCAGGGCCGCCAAGGACTTCAACCTTGAGCTCGTCGAGCTCCAGAGCAACAGCGAGGACGACTACTACAAGAACCTCGAGACCCTCGCTAAGGCCAAGAAGTACAAGATTATCATCGCCGTTGGCTTCATGATGACCGACGCCACCAAGGCCATTGCCCAGAAGTACCCCGAGCAAAAGTTCGCCATAGTTGATGGATTTGACCCCGAGATGCCCGATAACGTCATGATGATCCTCTTCAAGGAAAACGAGGGT from Thermococcus zilligii AN1 includes:
- the tsaA gene encoding tRNA (N6-threonylcarbamoyladenosine(37)-N6)-methyltransferase TrmO, translating into MDFEPLKLSSVGYVRKDEGLQETFIEILPEFLEAVEGLHEGDWIKLILWFHRSDTPEGRRVLKVHPHGNPKNPLTGVFATRSPYRPNPIALYTVRIHRMEGNRLYIDWIDAMDETPVVDIKIFVERHDCPKEVPIEEREVHIEEGRVIGEVNVIPRKSEHLDELEEVSPEEYDAVVLGIGPKTTTLTARELKELIEALKEVYENLPVEIKDRLE
- a CDS encoding HAD family hydrolase; translation: MLRGVIFDVDETLVYYEGYSHREWYEGWVKPELERRGIALDYETYRKTVTGELPRSYVGQFGIDYLEFWKIVDEVNLRYRREMAKMGRIKPFPDVSALEELRKLGLRLAAVSNASQECTEFVLDLFNLRDNFEVVYGKDYSNLDGVKPSPYLVEKALKALNLKPEEALMVGDSIHDVLAGKRAGLKTVNVARFERVEGADYYVKDLWELVELVRDSLV
- a CDS encoding adenosylhomocysteinase, which codes for MDCTKDYCVRDLSLAPSGERKIDWVSRFMPVLQHIRADFEKRKPFRGVKIAATLHLEMKTAFLLLTLKAGGAEVSAAASNPLSTQDDVVAALAKAGIKAYAMKGESREQYYEFMHKALDIGPNIIIDDGADMVSTVLKERPELIPGIWGASEETTTGVIRLRSMERDGVLKFPIIAVNDSYTKYLFDNRYGTGQSTWDGIIRTTNLLVAGKNVVVVGYGWCGRGIAMRARGLGATVIVVEVDPIRALEARMDGFLVMDMKSAAKMGDIFITSTGNINCIRREHFELMKDGVILANAGHFDVEISKPDLEALSVEINEVRPNIREYRLADGRRLYLLAEGRLVNLAAADGHPAEIMDMSFALQAKAAEYILENHGKLEPRVYVLPREIDEMVAGIKLKAMGITIEELTEEQRRYLESWEHGT
- a CDS encoding SPFH domain-containing protein; translation: MVQVIEWVNPGGDEIIWRYPNEVIKWGAQLIVHEYEVAVFMRDGKIYDVFGPGRHTLTTQNLPLLYKLVGGSNSPFKATVIFVSMKEFQGKYGGETQTRELAPIKYYGVYWFKVADPVQFITEVVGGQSLYDAGDVSRFIRAYFNEGMMKHLSAYSIVDLFQNLDMVSTQVKVKLMEDFRRLGLELVDVKIEGVNTTDEWRQRLFWLMHTGNAQAVMQMDTVKQVAAELGKSGGASVGTGMVLIPQLMQPVQPAQPAQPFGGVPPAGYGGAVQQPQQVAQQEICPYCGKPIPPGARFCPYCGHEIKRCPNGHIVPEGARFCPVCGAKIG